The following proteins are co-located in the Sardina pilchardus chromosome 24, fSarPil1.1, whole genome shotgun sequence genome:
- the cap1 gene encoding adenylyl cyclase-associated protein 1, producing the protein MAELASLVQRLEVAVTRLEGVSGPGGGGAGGSGGAVSAYVEAFDGVMSGSVAEYMSLSQKIGGDVKKHADMMQRAFTAERQLLVKASGSQKPADSVLTSMLAPVSKVIQEVQSFRESNRSSPLFNHLSAVSESVPALGWIAMAPKPGPYVKEMQDAATFYTNRVLKDYKEKDKTHVDWVKAYLAIWTELQAYIKQHHTTGLTWSKSGPVASAGPAGPAAPGGPAPPPPGPPPPPMNLSAASGGDGGPTRNELFASINKGSDITKGLKHVSADQMTHKNPNLRAQGGPIHSSPKPFSASPRPAAAAAPAPARTLPPVLELDGKKWKVENQEGVQGLVISDTELKQVVYAYKCNKSTLQVKGKINSITLDNCKKLGLVFDNVVGIVEVINCKDVKVQVMGKVPTISINKTDGCHVYLSKESLSCEIVSAKSSEMNVLVPNKDGEFTEIPVPEQFKTVWDGKKLVTTATEIAG; encoded by the exons ATGGCAGAGTTGGCGAGTCTGGTGCAGCGTCTGGAGGTGGCGGTGACCCGGCTGGAGGGCGTCTCTGGCCCCGGGGGCGGCGGAGCAGGCGGCTCTGGAGGAG ccGTGTCTGCGTACGTGGAGGCCTTTGACGGCGTGATGTCCGGGTCTGTGGCGGAGTACATGTCCCTCAGTCAGAAGATTGGTGGAGACGTCAAGAAGCAT gcGGACATGATGCAGCGGGCATTTACAGCCGAGAGGCAGCTACTGGTCAAAGCCTCCGGCAGCCAGAAACCCGCAGAT tcggTCTTGACCTCTATGCTGGCTCCAGTCTCTAAGGTGATCCAGGAGGTGCAGAGCTTCCGCGAGTCCAACCGCTCGTCTCCGCTCTTCAACCACCTCTCGGCCGTCAGTGAGAGTGTGCCCGCCCTCGGATGGATCGCCATG GCTCCTAAACCAGGTCCATATGTAAAGGAGATGCAGGATGCAGCCACCTTCTACACCAATCGCGTGCTCAAGGACTACAAGGAGAA GGATAAGACACATGTGGACTGGGTGAAGGCCTACCTCGCCATCTGGACTGAGCTGCAGGCCTACATCAAACAGCACCATACCACTGGCCTTACCTGGAGCAAATCT gGTCCCGTTGCGTCTGCTGGTCCCGCAGGCCCCGCTGCTCCAGGCGGCCCGGCCCCTCCTCCCCCCGggccccctccgccccccatGAACCTGAGCGCCGCCTCTGGTGGCGACGGAGGACCGACCAGGAACGAGCTCTTCGCCTCCATCAACAAGGGATCAGACATCACTAAAG GTCTGAAGCATGTGTCCGCCGACCAAATGACCCATAAGAACCCAAATCTGAGGGCCCAGGGCGGCCCCATCCACTCCTCCCCCAAACCCTTCTCGGCCAGCCCGCGCCCCGCCGCAGCCGCTGCCCCGGCCCCTGCCCGCACCCTGCCTCCGGTGCTCGAGCTGGACGGCAAGAAGTGGAAAGTG GAAAACCAGGAGGGCGTTCAGGGTCTGGTGATCAGTGACACAGAGCTGAAGCAGGTGGTGTACGCCTACAAGTGCAACAAGAGCACCCTCCAGGTCAAGGGCAAGATCAACTCCATCACCCTTG ACAACTGTAAGAAACTGGGTCTGGTGTTTGACAATGTGGTTGGGATTGTGGAGGTGATCAACTGCAAGGACGTGAAGGTCCAG GTGATGGGTAAAGTTCCCACCATCTCAATCAACAAGACGGACGGTTGCCATGTCTACCTGAGCAAGGAGTCCTTGTCCTGCGAGATCGTCAGTGCCAAGAGCTCTGAGATGAACGTTCTGGTTCCCAACAAGGACGGAGaattt ACCGAGATCCCCGTTCCTGAGCAGTTCAAGACCGTATGGGATGGCAAGAAGCTCGTCACCACGGCAACAGAGATCGCCGGATAG
- the ppt1 gene encoding palmitoyl-protein thioesterase 1, which translates to MAISAFPMLVGTALLLLLSSSSLAKDSNATVPLVIWHGMGDNCCNPLSMGSIKKMVEREVSGIYVISLMIGKSVIQDTENGFFMDVNEQVAFVCDQLAQDPKLKDGYNAMGFSQGGQFLRAVAQRCPSPPMKNLISVGGQQQGVYGLPRCPGETSHLCDWIRKQLNSGAYTDLVQKHLVQAQYWHDPLSDDLYKKHSLFLADINQERVLNETYKKNLMALEKFVMVKFLKDSVVDPVVTEWFGFLKTGQAVETETLQESALYTEDRLGLAQMEKDGKLVFLESDGDHLQFTDEWFKAKILPYLL; encoded by the exons ATGGCCATCTCAGCATTCCCGATGTTGGTTGGTACAGCTCTCCTACTTCTGCTATCATCGTCCAGCTTAGCCAAGGACTCCAACGCCACTGTGCCACTGGTGATCTGGCATGGCATGG GTGACAACTGCTGCAACCCACTCAGCATGGGTTCCATTAAGAAGATGGTGGAGCGGGAGGTGTCAGGCATCTACGTGATCTCCCTCATGATCGGGAAGTCGGTTATACAG gacacagaaaatggcttctTCATGGATGTGAACGAGCAGGTGGCATTTGTATGTGACCAACTGGCTCAGGACCCCAAACTGAAGGATGGCTACAACGCCATGGGCTTCTCTCAGGGAGGGCAGTTCCT gaGGGCAGTGGCCCAGAGATGTCCGTCTCCTCCCATGAAGAACCTGATCTCAGTGGGAGGGCAGCAACAGG GAGTCTATGGTCTTCCTCGATGCCCAGGGGAGACCTCCCACCTCTGTGACTGGATCCGCAAGCAGCTCAACTCTGGGGCCTATACAGACCTTGTGCAgaaaca tttaGTGCAGGCTCAATACTGGCACGACCCTCTCAGTGATGACCTCTATAAGAAACACAGTCTCTTCCTTGCCGACATCAACCAGGAGAGG GTGCTGAATGAGACCTACAAGAAGAACCTGATGGCTCTGGAGAAATTTGTCATGGTCAAGTTCCTGAAGGACTCCGTAGTGGACCCAGTGGTCACTGAG TGGTTTGGATTCCTAAAGACAGGCCAAGCTGTGGAGACCGAGACTCTACAGGAGAGTGCACTTTATACGGAG GACCGTCTCGGGCTGGCACAGATGGAGAAGGATGGGAAGCTGGTGTTCCTGGAGAGCGATGGAGACCACCTGCAGTTCACCGACGAGTGGTTCAAAGCCAAAATCCTACCCTACCTGCTCTGA
- the si:ch1073-513e17.1 gene encoding LOW QUALITY PROTEIN: sialin (The sequence of the model RefSeq protein was modified relative to this genomic sequence to represent the inferred CDS: substituted 1 base at 1 genomic stop codon) gives MASSGGYSINSAPEDKSDENTPLLTGNGQLTELKAAPQCCSVRCNLAILMFFGFAVVYGLRVNLSVAMVAMVNNTNPQPLLNHTVVPECPRPTPKDNSTQPLDQPDGTPQFMWDSETQGMLLGAFFFGYLLTQIPGGYLAGRFGGSAFLGGGVLGTAVLCWARRFXPLLTPLAAEMGASWLFALRALEGFGEGVTFPAMMAMWARWAPPLERSRLMTFSGAGASFGAFVALPLTGFICQALGWPAVFYCCGGAGCVWAIFWFLLVSDDPQTHSRISELEKNYITQSIGSQGGAHGWSVPLLPMLMSVPLWAIIVSQMCANWSYYTLLTSLPTYMDTVLHFDLRQNSFLSALPYLGGWLFSVLSGVLADFLLERELLSTTAVRKIFTVIGLLLPAAFLVAVGFVGCSGMLAVTFLTISSTLGGVSAAGVFINQIDIAPRYAGMLLGITNTFGTIPGVLAPIAVGHLAKDHTLLGWRSVFCVSAAVSAFGALVFTLFGSGKIQSWAVPTETHAEQEESSCVSDS, from the exons ATGGCATCAAGCGGTGGCTACTCTATAAACTCTGCCCCGGAGGACAAATCCGATGAGAACACACCTTTGCTGACAGGCAATGGGCAGCTGACTGAACTCAAAGCAG cTCCTCAGTGCTGCTCAGTGAGGTGTAATCTGGCCATCCTCATGTTCTTCGGATTCGCTGTTGTCTACGGCCTCCGTGTCAATCTCAGTGTTGCCATGGTAGCCATGGTTAACAACACCAATCCTCAGCCTTTATTAAACCACACTGTTGTTCCGGAATGCCCTAGACCCACACCCAAAGATAACAGCACACAACCCCTAGACCAGCCAGACGgg ACCCCTCAGTTTATGTGGGACTCGGAGACCCAGGGCATGTTGCTGGGGGCCTTTTTCTTTGGCTACCTGTTGACCCAGATCCCTGGCGGGTACCTGGCGGGGCGCTTTGGGGGCAGCGCGTTTCTGGGGGGCGGCGTGCTGGGCACGGCGGTTCTGTGCTGGGCACGGCGGTTCTGACCCCTGCTGACCCCACTGGCGGCGGAGATGGGGGCCTCCTGGCTGTTCGCTCTCAGAGCACTTGAGGGATTTGGAGAG GGCGTGACATTTCCTGCCATGATGGCCATGTGGGCGCGCTGGGCGCCCCCGTTGGAGAGGTCACGGCTCATGACCTTTTCAGGTGCGGGGGCGAGCTTTGGGGCGTTTGTGGCGCTGCCCCTCACCGGCTTCATCTGCCAAGCGCTGGGCTGGCCCGCTGTCTTCTACTGCTGTG GAGGTGCTGGGTGTGTCTGGGCTATTTTCTGGTTCCTCCTGGTGTCTGATGACCCTCAGACACACTCTCGGATCAGTGAGCTTGAGAAAAACTACATTACCCAGTCCATAGGCTCTCAG GGAGGTGCCCATGGATGGAGTGTGCCTCTGCTGCCCATGTTGATGTCTGTGCCGCTGTGGGCCATTATTGTGTCTCAGATGTGTGCCAACTGGTCCTACTACACCCTTCTGACCTCTTTACCTACATATATGGACACGGTGCTGCACTTTGACCTGCGACAG AACTCTTTCCTCTCGGCATTGCCTTATCTGGGAGGCTGGCTGTTCTCTGTTCTATCTGGTGTACTAGCAGACTTCCTCCTGGAGAGGGAGCTGTTGAGCACCACGGCAGTGCGCAAGATCTTCACAGTTATAG GTTTGCTGTTGCCTGCTGCGTTCCTGGTTGCCGTAGGCTTCGTGGGATGCAGTGGTATGCTGGCTGTGACGTTCCTGACTATCTCCTCAACCTTAGGCGGCGTCAGTGCAGCCGGAGTCTTCATTAACCAAATCGACATAGCCCCACG ctatGCGGGAATGCTGCTAGGGATCACCAACACATTTGGGACCATTCCAGGAGTCCTCGCACCCATCGCTGTGGGTCATCTGGCCAAAGAT cacaccctGCTGGGCTGGAggagtgtgttctgtgtgtcgGCAGCTGTGAGTGCCTTTGGAGCGCTCGTCTTCACTCTTTTTGGCAGTGGAAAAATCCAGAGCTGGGCAGTTCCTACAGAGACACACGCTGAGCAAGAGGAGTCTTCCTGTGTCAGTGACTCATAA
- the LOC134073063 gene encoding elongation factor 1-alpha — protein sequence MGKEKIHINIVVIGHVDSGKSTTTGHLIYKCGGIDKRTIEKFEKEAAEMGKGSFKYAWVLDKLKAERERGITIDIALWKFETNKYYVTIIDAPGHRDFIKNMITGTSQADCAVLIVAAGVGEFEAGISKNGQTREHALLAFTLGVKQLIVGVNKMDSTEPNYSQKRYEEITKEVSAYIKKIGYNPATVAFVPISGWHGDNMLEASAKMPWFKGWKVERKEGNASGTTLLEALDSILPPARPTDKALRLPLQDVYKIGGIGTVPVGRVETGVLKPGMVVTFAPSNITTEVKSVEMHHESMPEALPGDNVGFNIKNVSVKDIRRGNVAGDSKNDPPMEAGSFHAQVIILNHPGQISAGYAPVLDCHTAHIACKFAELKEKIDRRSGKKLEDNPKNLKSGDAAIVELIPGKPMCVESFSEYPPLGRFAVRDMRQTVAVGVIKSVEKKAAGQGKVTKSAQKAAKSK from the exons ATGGGCAAGGAAAAGATCCACATTAACATCGTGGTTATCGGCCACGTCGACTCTGGAAAGTCTACCACCACCGGCCATCTCATCTACAAATGCGGTGGCATCGACAAGAGAACCATTGAGAAGTTCGAGAAGGAAGCCGCTGAG ATGGGAAAGGGCTCCTTCAAGTATGCTTGGGTGCTGGACAAACTGAAGGCTGAGCGTGAGCGTGGTATCACCATTGACATTGCTCTCTGGAAGTTCGAGACCAACAAGTACTACGTCACAATTATTGATGCCCCTGGACACAGAGACTTCATCAAGAACATGATCACTGGCACATCTCAG gctgactgtgctgtgctgattgTTGCTGCCGGTGTGGGTGAGTTTGAGGCCGGTATCTCCAAGAACGGACAGACCCGTGAGCACGCCCTCCTGGCTTTCACCCTGGGAGTGAAGCAGCTCATTGTTGGAGTCAACAAGATGGACTCCACCGAACCCAACTACAGCCAGAAGCGTTACGAAGAAATCACCAAGGAAGTCAGCGCTTACATCAAGAAGATCGGTTACAACCCTGCCACAGTTGCCTTTGTGCCCATCTCTGGATGGCATGGAGACAACATGCTGGAGGCCAGTGCAAAG ATGCCCTGGTTCAAGGGGTGGAAGGTTGAGCGTAAGGAGGGCAATGCCAGTGGTACCACCCTGCTGGAGGCCCTCGACTCCATCCTGCCCCCTGCCCGCCCCACCGACAAGGCCCTGCGTCTCCCCCTGCAGGATGTCTACAAAATCGGAG GTATTGGAACAGTACCCGTGGGCCGTGTCGAGACTGGTGTCCTGAAGCCCGGCATGGTTGTGACCTTCGCCCCCTCCAACATCACCACTGAGGTCAAGTCTGTTGAGATGCACCACGAGTCTATGCCAGAGGCTCTGCCCGGTGACAATGTTGGCTTCAACATCAAGAACGTGTCCGTCAAGGATATCCGTCGTGGTAACGTGGCTGGTGACAGCAAGAACGACCCCCCAATGGAGGCCGGCTCTTTCCACGCTCAG GTCATCATCCTGAACCACCCTGGCCAGATCAGCGCTGGATATGCACCCGTGCTGGATTGCCACACTGCTCACATTGCCTGCAAGTTCGCTGAGCTGAAGGAGAAGATCGACCGTCGTTCCGGCAAGAAGCTTGAGGACAACCCCAAGAACCTGAAGTCCGGTGATGCCGCCATTGTTGAGCTGATCCCTGGCAAGCCCATGTGTGTGGAGAGCTTCTCCGAATACCCTCCCCTCG GTCGTTTCGCTGTCCGTGACATGAGGCAGACCGTTGCTGTCGGCGTCATCAAGAGCGTCGAGAAGAAGGCTGCAGGCCAGGGCAAGGTCACCAAGTCTGCACAGAAGGCTGCCAAGTCCAAGTGA
- the LOC134073062 gene encoding elongation factor 1-alpha, somatic form-like — protein MGKEKIHINIVVIGHVDSGKSTTTGHLIYKCGGIDKRTIEKFEKEAAEMGKGSFKYAWVLDKLKAERERGITIDISLWKFETGKYYVTIIDAPGHRDFIKNMITGTSQADCAVLIVAAGVGEFEAGISKNGQTREHALLAYTLGVKQLIVGINKMDSTEPPYSQKRYEEITKEVTTYIKKIGYNPNTVAFVPISGWNGDNMLEASANMTWFKGWKVERKEGGATGVTLLEALDSILPPSRPTDKPLRLPLQDVYKIGGIGTVPVGRVETGVLKPGMIVTFAPANVTTEVKSVEMHHESLTEALPGDNVGFNVKNISVKDIRRGNVAGDSKNDPPMETGNFTAQVIILNHPGQISAGYAPVLDCHTAHIACKFSELKEKIDRRSGKKVEDNPKALKSGDAAIILMVPGKSMCVESFSKYPPLGRFAVRDMRQTVAVGVIKSVEKKAPGGGKVTKSAQKAAKTTK, from the exons ATGGGGAAGGAAAAGATACATATCAACATCGTAGTCATCGGTCATGTCGACTCCGGCAAGTCAACTACCACCGGCCACCTCATTTACAAGTGTGGCGGCATTGACAAGAGAACCATCGAGAAATTCGAGAAAGAAGCTGCTGAG ATGGGAAAAGGCTCTTTCAAGTATGCTTGGGTGCTGGACAAACTGAAGGCTGAGCGTGAGCGTGGTATCACCATTGACATCTCTCTCTGGAAGTTTGAGACCGGCAAGTACTACGTCACAATTATTGATGCCCCTGGACACAGAGACTTCATCAAGAACATGATCACTGGCACATCCCAG GCTGACTGTGCCGTGCTGATCGTTGCTGCCGGTGTGGGTGAGTTTGAGGCCGGTATCTCCAAGAACGGACAGACCCGTGAGCATGCTCTTCTTGCATACACCCTGGGTGTGAAGCAGCTCATTGTTGGCATCAACAAAATGGACTCCACTGAGCCCCCCTACAGCCAGAAGCGTTACGAGGAGATCACCAAGGAAGTCACTACCTACATCAAGAAGATCGGTTACAATCCTAACACAGTTGCCTTTGTGCCCATTTCCGGTTGGAATGGAGACAACATGCTGGAGGCTAGCGCTAAC ATGACCTGGTTTAAAGGCTGGAAAGTCGAGCGTAAGGAGGGAGGTGCCACTGGTGTCACCCTTCTGGAGGCCCTGGACTCCATCCTGCCCCCATCCCGCCCCACCGACAAGCCTCTGCGTCTCCCCCTGCAGGATGTCTACAAAATCGGAG GTATTGGAACAGTACCCGTGGGCCGTGTGGAGACTGGTGTCCTGAAGCCTGGTATGATTGTGACCTTCGCCCCCGCTAACGTCACCACTGAGGTGAAGTCTGTTGAGATGCATCATGAGAGTCTCACTGAGGCCCTACCTGGTGACAATGTTGGCTTCAATGTCAAGAACATTTCAGTCAAAGATATTCGTCGTGGTAACGTGGCTGGAGACAGCAAGAACGACCCCCCAATGGAGACCGGTAACTTCACTGCTCAG GTCATCATCCTGAACCACCCTGGCCAGATCAGCGCTGGATATGCACCCGTGCTGGATTGCCACACTGCTCACATTGCCTGCAAGTTCTCTGagctgaaggagaagattgacCGCCGTTCTGGCAAGAAGGTTGAGGACAACCCCAAGGCACTGAAGTCTGGTGATGCTGCCATTATCTTGATGGTCCCCGGAAAGTCCATGTGTGTGGAGAGCTTCTCCAAGTACCCACCCCTTG GTCGCTTCGCCGTGCGTGACATGAGGCAGACTGTTGCTGTCGGTGTCATCAAGTCTGTGGAAAAGAAGGCACCCGGAGGAGGCAAGGTCACCAAGTCTGCTCAGAAGGCCGCCAAGACCACCAAGTGA